From a single Brassica napus cultivar Da-Ae chromosome C9, Da-Ae, whole genome shotgun sequence genomic region:
- the LOC106403190 gene encoding putative U-box domain-containing protein 53 translates to MDFFFKKSYLEPKPVLDQLPTKAGSDVACPSQSMTIAIAISGSSKSKNIVKWAVKKFSSEKNVVFKLIHVHLKITSVPTPSGKLVSISEAPEDVAATYRRQVMDETKETLLKPYKKMCERKKVAVELQVLESNSVAVAITREVSKHLISRLVVGRSSHVGLYGNRDVTAKISAYVSSLCTIYVVSKGVYIISKKSSSDVQMNETITDSGSERTDTSSCSSGSGHISDAMSNALKSKSLALSDKRLQHLPTIVRGVSVRMETSSVDSYGTTSMFSDAGEEVSKRSSPETSCIVSWNPPRSYMSSNDNVTQSEDYFTDNQDTFQEIRKLRDELKRAQGMYELAQVEALDASRKLNELHEFEELTLKEHVTKGLEEKETRTFEQMRREARDVAHRREAEMKATSEAKEKEKLKESSLVGPKLQYQEFTWEEIKTATSSFSKDLKIGMGAYGDVYKCNLHHTIAAVKVLHSPESNLSKQFDQELEILGKIRHPHLVLLLGACPEQGALVYEYMENGSLEDRLFRVNNSQPIPWFIRFRIAWEVASALVFLHKSKPKPIIHRDLKPANILLDHNFVSKVGDVGISTMIQVDPLLTQFTTYKQTSPVGTLCYIDPEYQRTGRLSPKTDVYAFGMIILQLLTALPAIALTYKVEMAMENNDDE, encoded by the exons ATggacttttttttcaaaaagtcgTATCTGGAACCCAAGCCAGTGCTTGACCAGCTTCCTACGAAGGCCGGCTCTGATGTAGCGTGTCCTTCTCAATCGATGACCATTGCCATAGCTATTAGTGGGAGCAGCAAAAGCAAGAATATAGTTAAGTGGGCGGTCAAAAAGTTCTCTTCTGAGAAAAACGTCGTCTTCAAGCTGATTCATGTCCATTTAAAGATTACTTCTGTACCTACACCTT CTGGAAAGCTAGTCTCTATCTCTGAGGCACCAGAAGATGTGGCAGCTACTTATAGACGACAAGTGATGGATGAGACTAAAGAAACTCTTCTTAAACCTTACAAAAAGATGTGCGAGCGGAAAAAG GTTGCTGTAGAACTTCAAGTTCTTGAATCAAACAGCGTTGCAGTGGCGATAACCAGAGAGGTTAGCAAGCATTTGATAAGCAGGCTTGTCGTTGGACGCTCATCTCATGTTGGCTTGTATGG GAATCGTGATGTTACCGCGAAAATATCAGCCTATGTGTCAAGCCTTTGCACAATCTATGTTGTCTCAAAAGGAGTCTATATTATTTCGAAAAAGTCGTCGTCAGATGTGCAGATGAATGAAACTATAACAGATTCTGGTAGTGAGAGAACCGATACATCTAGTTGTTCTTCTGGTTCAGGACATATCTCAG ATGCAATGTCAAATGCCCTGAAATCCAAATCTCTTGCTTTGTCCGACAAGAGATTGCAACATCTCCCGACAATAGTAAGAGGGGTTTCTGTTCGTATGGAAACTAGTTCTGTTGACTCATATGGAACTACAAGCATGTTTTCGGATGCTGGAGAGGAAGTTAGCAAGAGAAGTAGCCCTGAAACATCGTGTATTGTTTCTTGGAATCCTCCTCGGAGTTATATGTCTAGCAACGATAATGTTACTCAAAGTGAAGATTATTTCACTGACAACCAG GACACGTTCCAAGAAATTAGAAAGCTGAGAGATGAACTTAAACGGGCTCAAGGAATGTATGAACTGGCTCAAGTAGAAGCCTTGGATGCTTCTCGCAAG CTGAATGAGCTACATGAGTTTGAAGAATTAACGCTTAAGGAACATGTAACAAAGGGGTTAGAAGAAAAGGAAACACGGACGTTTGAGCAGATGAGAAGGGAAGCCAGAGATGTCGCACACAGAAGAGAAGCCGAGATGAAAGCCACCAGTGAAGCCAAAGAGAAGGAGAAGCTTAAAGAAAGTTCCCTTGTGGGTCCTAAGCTGCAATACCAAGAGTTCACTTGGGAAGAAATCAAAACTGCAACTTCATCATTCTCTAAAGATTTAAAGATTGGAATGGGAGCTTACGGGGATGTTTACAAATGCAATCTGCATCATACAATCGCTGCTGTCAAAGTTTTGCATTCCCCGGAAAGTAATCTATCCAAGCAATTCGATCAAGAG CTCGAAATCTTGGGAAAAATCAGGCATCCACACTTGGTTCTCCTACTAGGTGCGTGTCCAGAGCAGGGTGCCCTAGTCTACGAGTACATGGAAAATGGTAGCTTGGAAGATAGACTGTTCAGAGTCAACAATAGTCAACCAATCCCGTGGTTCATCCGGTTCAGGATAGCTTGGGAAGTCGCATCAGCGCTAGTTTTCCTCCACAAATCAAAGCCGAAACCAATCATCCACCGTGATCTTAAACCAGCCAACATCTTGCTTGACCATAACTTTGTCAGCAAAGTAGGAGACGTGGGCATCTCCACAATGATCCAAGTCGACCCTTTATTAACACAATTCACAACGTACAAACAGACAAGCCCCGTGGGAACATTATGCTATATCGATCCTGAATATCAACGAACCGGGAGGTTATCTCCCAAAACAGACGTTTATGCGTTTGGAATGATCATTCTTCAGCTTCTTACCGCTCTCCCGGCTATAGCGCTGACGTATAAAGTAGAAATGGCCATGGAGAACAATGACGACGAGTAG
- the LOC106404771 gene encoding kinesin-like protein KIN-5B: MRDMAKENDKLHDEFASTFSTSDVNDSLMQDRENKEATYAIVETSMKQVTLLQEKHGQAVSNIRDKAEQSLIKDYQLDQRNNETPKKLAIIVPSLASIEEMRTLFPNNILSEDASSMEKRSAKHGQDEANNKTPFLEVNI; encoded by the exons ATGAG GGACATGGCGAAAGAAAATGACAAGCTCCATGATGAATTTGCATCTACTTTCTCCACATCGGATGTCAATG ACTCGCTGATGCAAGACCGTGAGAACAAAGAAGCAACATATGCTATAGTGGAGACTTCAATGAAGCAGGTCACGTTATTGCAAGAGAAACATGGACAAGCTGTATCAAACATTAGAGACAAAGCAGAACAGTCTCTCATAAAAGACTATCAG CTTGATCAGCGCAACAACGAGACGCCAAAAAAACTAGCTATAATCGTGCCGAGCTTGGCGTCGATTGAGGAGATGAGGACTTTGTTTCCGAATAATATTCTGAGTGAAGATGCCTCAAGCATGGAGAAGAGATCAGCTAAACATGGACAAGACGAAGCTAACAACAAAACTCCATTCTTGGAAGTGAACATATGA